The DNA segment CGGAGAGGAGGCCTCGCCCTTCGACAATGTCGTCCATGCCGTCCTCCCCTCGCCGCCGGGCGCGTCCCGGGATCCGGGCGCCCGCGGTGTTCATCCCACCATCGCCCGCACGATCAGGAAGAACAGCGACGGACCGACGAGGCAGCCGATGCCGGTGTGGAACGTCGCCGTCAACGCCCCGTAGGGCACGAGCTTCGGATCGGTGGCGGCGAGTCCCCCGGCGACGCCGCTCACCGTCCCCATCAGGCCGCCATAGGCCATCGCCGAGCGCGGGTTGTCGAGGCCGATCAGCCGGGCGACCAGCGGCGTGCCGACCATCACCATCACGGCCTTGGTGACGCCGGTGGCGATGGACAGCGCCATCACGGTCGAATCGGCGCCGAGTGCCGCGCCGGTCACCGGCCCGACGATGTAGGTGATGGCGCCCGCCCCGATCGTCGTGATCGAGACCGCGTCGTGGTAGCCGAAGGCGAAAGCCGTCAGCGTGCCGACGATGAAGGGCAGGATCGTGCCGAGCGCCAGCGCGATCACCCCGAGGAGGCCGGCGCGGCGCGCCTCGATCACGTCGACCTCGAAGGCGGTGGCGACGATGGCGAAGTCGCGCAGCATCGCGCCGCCCATCAGGCCGATTCCGGCGAGCGCCGGGATGTCGGCAAGGCCCCGCTTCCCACCCGTCACGAGGCCGCCGACAGAGGCCAGCGCCAGGCCGAGCACGATGGCGATGGCCGAGCCATGGATGCGCCCTCTGGTCAGGCGCTTGCCGGCGAGGTTGGACACCAGCATCAGTCCGCCGACCACCGCGAAGGCCGCGACCAGGCTTTGCTCGACGAAGACGTGTTCCAGCATGTGCAGCATGGCGGTCACCTCCGGGCCGACCTGTGAAGGGGCGTTGGGGAGAGGGGAGCCTTGGAAAGGGGCGCGTCGTCGGTGTCCCCGGCGATCACCGCGCCGCCATGCTCGACCTCGGCGCTGGTCGTCGACCGGCCGCCGAGACGGCCGAGGAGCGCGGTCGCGGCGAAGCACAGGAGCACCGTGCTGACGGCCGCGATGATCACGATCGGGCCGCCGCTCACCGCCGCGACGACGTTCTGCTGCGCCGCCATCGCCACCACGATCGGGATGTACATGGTCGCCCAGAACTCGACCCCGAGCTTGGTCGCGTGGCTGAGCCGGCCGTGGCGGATCAGCCAGATCCGGGCGGCGATCAGCAGCATCATGGCGATGCCGACGCCGCCGACATTCGCCTTCACCTGAAGCAGCACCCCGAGCAGGTCGCCCAGGAACACCCCGATCAGGGTGCAGAGCGCGAGGAGC comes from the Methylobacterium currus genome and includes:
- the madL gene encoding malonate transporter subunit MadL, encoding MTILGVALLALCTLIGVFLGDLLGVLLQVKANVGGVGIAMMLLIAARIWLIRHGRLSHATKLGVEFWATMYIPIVVAMAAQQNVVAAVSGGPIVIIAAVSTVLLCFAATALLGRLGGRSTTSAEVEHGGAVIAGDTDDAPLSKAPLSPTPLHRSARR
- the madM gene encoding malonate transporter subunit MadM; amino-acid sequence: MLHMLEHVFVEQSLVAAFAVVGGLMLVSNLAGKRLTRGRIHGSAIAIVLGLALASVGGLVTGGKRGLADIPALAGIGLMGGAMLRDFAIVATAFEVDVIEARRAGLLGVIALALGTILPFIVGTLTAFAFGYHDAVSITTIGAGAITYIVGPVTGAALGADSTVMALSIATGVTKAVMVMVGTPLVARLIGLDNPRSAMAYGGLMGTVSGVAGGLAATDPKLVPYGALTATFHTGIGCLVGPSLFFLIVRAMVG